The genomic DNA ATTTggttgcctgtgtaaccttaGTTTGGTCAGGATACTTTCTGGGTGCTGGCTGTTTTTACGCCAGAGGATATGCCTCAAGCTCCTGAGAGGAAGATGAGCCATGCGTGTGGACCATGAGGAAATCTTATTTTCATCCTCCAAGCTCCAGCCTACACACTAATTGTTACTTGTAATACCCATTGAATCTATCACAGTGGAGTTAATATTGGTTGCCAGACAACAATGCCAGCAGCTGTGCTAAGGGACAGACCTCAGCAAGCTACAGCTGGCCAGCACTGGTCCCATGCCTCCTAACACCAGGACAGTCTTTGCTACATCAGCAGTAACCCCTTTgcatcccccctgccctccctctctAGAGGTCCTTTCCCCAACATGGTCATGTGCCCACCTATTGTCAAGTGGGTGGTTGCATTAAACCTGAGCTTTAAATGCCTCTGGTTCAATAAAGATGCAGCCACTGCAGTCCCACTTGAGGGACTAAGTTTTATGTGGCCAGCTGCACCCCAGATGGGCTGCTCCAGAGAGGGAGCAAGTCAGGGCAAGAGCAAGGCTGAATTTCAGGTTGCTAGATGTGGCCCAAATGCCCTTCCAGAGTTTGTTGCAAGGCCTGCTACGGGAAGGGAAAGGTAGTGTAAAGTTAAACAGCATTACCCCTGAGCAGAGATCTCTAGGGCAAGGGGAAACATAGGACAGGGAGACCAATGCTGACTGCAGATTATGGCCATTTCAAGAATCACCTCTGGGGTTTACCTCCATGGTAAAAGCTAGTTAGACAGCCTCTGAGGAGCAGTGACAGCAACTCAACATGCCCTAGTTCGTCTCAAGCACTGACCAGCCCTTGGCTTCCTCAAGGTGCTAATGAGGATAGACTCCTAGTCCCAAGAAGCTGGGGAGGTGATTGTTGGTAGGAGGGGAGAATCCACACTCTTGGAGGAAGGCCCTCACATGCACCAGCAATGCTGAAGACAGCTTCCCCCAGCAAGCTAGATATGCCAGGGAGGGAGAATGGTCATGGACCTTCATACCTGAGCATCTCGCTCAGAACAAAACAAGCAGAGGCCTCTTTCAATGCACATACAGCTTTATTGTGAGCAACGTGTTCTTACCCGATACAGGGGCCAGGGCACTTTGTATTGGGCAGGAAGGGAATCCTACATGAGCCATTAGGAGTAGTCCTAGAAGAGCACTGGTCTCTTACAACAAAGGTTTCCTTGATTGAGTGGAGAGACCCCAAACTAGTCAGCCTGACTTGGGTCAGTGGTGGTTGTTTGGCACTTAAGTGACCACTTCCTCCCCACAGCAGGAGCAGCTTGTATAATATTTACCTGGCTAAGCCACATTTGCTTGGGATCTAAAGTTAATCATGTTTCATATGAAACACCCAGTTGGGTCATAAGATGGCAGCTCCCATGCCAAGGATTTAGCTCTTTACTAGGATTCTGGAGGATTTTCAGGCCACTAAATTAACACAAACACATGCTAACCTCTGAGTGCCCAGTGCTACCCACCTGAGTGAAGGGGTCTGTTTTAAACGTCTAGAAGACAAGGCCAGGGTTTGGCTCTGGTGGCTAAATAGAAGTCGTCTAAGCTacagaggtgctgggcacccacaAGTCACTGATGGTGGTGAGAAATCAGATGCTCTGAAGACTCAGGCTGTTGCCTAGAGATGGCAAACAAGGCACCCCAGCTTGAAAGCTGGGCCTTAGATCCCATTCTGGGGTCACTTGACTGACCAGAGGGAGTTAGTTTTGCTGGCAAGCCCAACTCAGTCCACAGGCAGGTTTGGGAGACTAAGCCACCCCCATGAGATGCAGAATAGTTTCTCCTCCAAGTGTTTAGTGCAATAAGACCAGACCTAAGCAAGGCAGGAGGGATGCCAGGATTGAGGCACTTAGAACAGCAAGTGCTGCTCTCTAGCTAGAGAGCCAGGCTAGATGTGTGACAGGAAGTGACAAGTGGCATGAGTTACCATCCCAGATTGAAGACTCAAAGGGGCACTCCTAAGCCCAGAGCTTCTTGGGGGTCTGGGTATCTGCAGGACACTACTCCATCTCTATTTCCTCCTGCTGCTTGCCTGATGGGGCAAAGGGTCCCACTAGCCAAGAAAGGGGGATATTATCCATCACATGATCCATCAGCTCATCCACCAGCTTGCGGGCCTTGGTCACTCGTTCACGGCTCTGGGCCAAGACACTTCCAGTCAAGTCATGGAAGGAGCTGGCAGTGGAGAATGAAGCATGTAGTTCTTGGACTTGGTGACGAACGAGTTGCGCCTTGTCCTGGAGGTCAGCAGGGAGGCCTTGCAGGCTGGACACCAGAGTCAGGCAGGTGGTCTGCAGTTGCTGGGTGAGGCTGCGGGACATGGCCAATGCCTGCTCCTCTACCTGCTGCAAACAGGGATCAAGTAGGAAGTCAGTTTAGACCCTAGACTTCCCCCATGCCAAGTGGTTTCTTGTAGACTGGAGTCACCCTCTCGTGACCTACCTCTGGCTGCACAGAGCCTATCTCCTTACTCTGACTCTGCTGCTTTTGGCTCCACTCCAACCACATCTGGTGCAGCTTCTCCTGGCCATCACGGAGCTTCTGATCAACACCCTGCTTGGCATTCTCAATCTGGAAGGGAAGAGAGACATCTGTGATCAGCACCAGGAAGGGACCTTGCTGTGTTGGCCACTTTCCTGTAACCTGGTTTGTGCCAAGTCATTGAGTGGCAGGAGGAGCTTCAGAGGAGTATGGGGGGGCGGTGCATGGCCCACAGCTGCATTCCTACCAGTTCTATGGTTTGGTGGAGCTGGGACAGAGCCTCTTGGGTGCTCTGCCGGGCATTCCTCAGCTTGCCCAGGGAGTGCTGGTAGGCCCGGTGGCGGAGCTTGGTGGACAGGGACCCCAGGCGCACAAAGTAACTCTGCTGTTGCCTCTGCTGCTCCACGGACGCCATCTCGAAGCCTTCCACAGAGGTGGCCAGCTTAGCTGGAGGCAGAGAGTGGAGGGTTAGTGGTgccaggaggaggagatggcaaGGGCAGTATGGGATATGCCCTTACCCGCCTCTTGCTTGGTAACCTGCTTAGAGTAAAGCATACTAAGCGGATGTAGCCCTTCGTGTCTATGGGGGTGGGACACCCTGTACCCCATGTTCACTTTTCTATAGTCTAATTATTTTGCCTAAAGTGCCTGAGGCATCATTTGTAAACTGCCATCTGTGGCACAGCAGCATCCTGATGACTTGTGTCCTTTCTGCTGTAGGATTGTCCCGGGACAGTTGTAATTCTAGGCATTTTCCTCAGAGACTAACTCACATATCCAGCCTGCTCCCCCGGTGGGGAAAGCTGTACCAAGACATGGACCTCGGGTCACGGTTTGAGTCTCACGTACCCAGGAGGCTTTGAGCCCCATACAGTGCAAATCCTCAGAGGGGAGAGAGGTAGAATAGGAGACTGACCTCCAGAGCACTGCTCCACCTCCCATCTCGTCTGCTTAGGGCCTTCAGGAACTGGCTGATGACACCGAACTAaggggagggagcccaggctggaaggcaTTAGCTGGAGTgtgttgtcccccccccccattttgggTTTCTTTTGTAATGAATTCTGACTTGTGCCTTGTCACCTGATCTATTGTATTGTTTCCTCTTCGCCATGGACAGCAGGCAGAGCCCCACTGAGGGGAggccagcccctcccacccatcCCTACAGCTGGAGCCCCTGAgatcccctgcccctctgccatggacagagGAGGGGGCGGCTCATAGCTCTCCAGGTCAGCCACagctgcacctccctccccacgccaagccactgtgggggggggggggggagcagtttTTCCTTATGCAGCAGGTGGGTCCTGAGGTAGTGGTATtggctactcagcttcctgggttcatcggCAATCCCCCTGGAGTCCAGGGAGTTTATGGGTGAACCCAGGAAACTGAACAAATACTGTGgcctcagccaccccagaacctgcatggggcataaatACAGCCAAAACTTCACCCTGAGTTGCAGGGTTTTGGGGGGTCTGGTGGCAGGGGAGACTGAGCCTCCCCTAGCCTATTATATCCTGGCCAGCGGATCTTAGGGTGTTTGGATtagactggggggcagggaatgtttTTGGGATAAGGATGGTGCATCATTTCCCAATGTTGGGATGGCGGATGATCTAGGAGCTTGCATGGTCCAGGAGAATACAGAGCAGGGCAAGGTGCACATCTGGGGAACAAGGCTGGGCTGAGAACTTGCAGGTGTTGCCTTGTCTGTAGTTCACGAGGGGCCAGGAGAGCACTCCCATGTGTAGCTGGGGTGAATTTACAAGCTGAAGgctgtgtgagcagaccaggagtggccGTTTTACACTGCCTGACTGCCAAAGGCACCACAGGCTAGAAGATTCAGGAGACACTGCTGTTGAACAGGCCAGATTGGACCCTGGGATGGTCACAGGAGAACAATGCCCTAGAGGCAGCAAGTATCCTTGTTTCAGAGGCTTGGGGGGTGGGTGCAGAGGCTCTGCTATGAAGGGATTTGCTGAAGGGCACCTGGCAGGCCTGGGGCAAAGTTTGGAATAGATTGGTTAGCCAAAGCCTACTCTAGTGCTCTAGCCCTTAGGCAACACTGCCCCAGCTGTATCTATTTGGGTTAGACCTCTACATAAGGAGGAGAGGCCAAGAGATCCAGCAATTCACTCATCTCCCTGCCCCATTCTATTAGGGTCTGGGAGCCTCAGAGGCAGAGATGGTCTAGCCACCTGCTTAGATGGTGGCTTGGCCACAAGCCATTCTCCTTTAGTGGTTCTCCATGGTTAGAGCACCCTGTATGGTACAGTACTCTTGAGGCTTTCAGGCATTGAGGGAGAGGCTGCTCTTCTCACCCCCAGCTATGCTTCCCACCTTACAACAGACACCATCTTCCAGGGAAGCTAGCAGGGTGCCCCAGGTACAGAGGTGGTGTTCATTCTATTTTGGAGACTGCAGTAGTTTCTTCCAGGGCTTAATAAGGAGCCTCAAGGTCTGCACAGTTATCAGGAAACTAAATCCAGCCTTGTAGGCTGGATGGCTTCAACTGAAGCCATGAACCCAACTGCAGCTGGCATTAGCCAGACAGACCCAGCTTTTCTCTTCACACCCCCTTGTCCATGCTACCTCCTTCTGTAGTGCATAGaaagggagcagctgctgctttcttACCTAGTTCCTCATCTGTCATAGGAAGGTAGTGATCCACCAGCTCTTCTGACTTGCTCAGCACAGCACCCATGCTGCTCACCACCATCTGGCCCACTGCTGAGCTCATGACTGTGTTCACACCACTGGTCACTGCTGATCTGGTCAGCTCCACACTGCCCTGGACAGCCCCTTTGGTCATATCCACCATCCCGGTCATGGTGTTGCTCATTGCATCTTTGGCACCAGTCACTGTGGCAGTCACCAGGTCTTTGGTATTGGAGAGGATCTAGAGAGGTCAGATGAGACCTCAAGCCAGGGTTGGAATATTGCAGAGCAGGGGGGTTGCTTCCCTCCCCATTGTCCAAGAGGAAGACCTGAGGTTTGATCTCTACCCTTATTTTTAAGGGTTCCTTAAGGGCCCATCTAGATTAGACACATTTGCATTGTCCAGAACTACATCAGAGCAAGTTTACAGCAGTCATGCAGTGCTGATGGAACCCTGGAAGGTTCGCACTAGGGTGTTCCACAGATGGAGATCTAACAGCAGGGGCATCAATTCAGAGTGGCCATGATACATCCCAGGAGCAAATGGATTGCTTCTGCCCCACGCTAAGCTGCTGCCGTCGTCACTAGTCAGCAGATCAAGCCAccttccccccccgccgcccagtagctctgctccttgttctgtcttagAGCTCATTGCTAAACTCTCCTGCTTGAGCTGAAGTCACTGCTCCCCCTGCCTTTACAAAGGCTTTGAAGCAGAGAGGGAGTTACCTGGTCTGTTGGCTGTTGAAGGATTGGCAGCTTCTCCTCCagcttgtccagtcccctgcatgcGTACTCATTTGCTGTGGAAACTTAAGAAAAAAAGCCAGTTTAGCTTCTCACGTGAAGAGCCCCAGCCATTACACCAAGTTCTGGGAAGCTGGGAAAAATGCAAGTTTATGAAGCAAGAGAACCTGACGCATGGGGCCTCTGAAGGGGGGCAAGACTTTACTCAGTAGGTACAAGGGCGAGCTGATTTGCAACTGCTTGGAATGGGCTGAGAACTGGACCAGCTCCATTATTCTACTTGGATGCTGTTGCTGCAGAGGCCTGGCAGATGCAGGAATTCTACCTGTCAGCACAGCTCTGAGCTTAAGACACAGTACAAGGTTGTCCCACGCTATACTCAAGCAACATCCACAGAACCCTTGGTGAAAGGGTCAACTTCCACCTCCATAAACCCTCCAGCTGGAGCTTTCAGTGGCCTGGGTTATGTTCCTCTATGGAAGCAGGAGAGGTTCCTTAGCCAGCCAATGGCTTTGGATGTGAAAAGCCAGACTCCTCCCTCTGGCAGGGCTGAAGGGTCTTTGCCTGACAccctgggaaggagggcagagCATGGTGCCCTTCACATCTCACTTGGGGCCATGCCACCCCACACACCGTTACTCACTCTGCGGCTCGAGTTTGGTCAGGATTGGCTGGGCGCCGCTGACCGCGGCCGCAGTGATGGTCTTCATGCTTTTCTCTGCCACATCGCAGACAGATTTGATGTATGGGTGGTTCTCTTTGGTGGAGGCATAGGCTGTGGAGACCATGTCGTAGGCGGAGCTGACCAAGGGCAGGTTGGCCACCCGGTTTGCTATGTTCTAGGGGAGAGACGGCAGTAAGGTAAACAGGGTGCAGGCTACCATGCAGTCTCCCCTTCCAAGCAGAGTCATGGGCCCTGCCTTCAGTAGCTGGGGTCTGTCAGCTGATCCGGCCTAGAGGGAGCCATTCTCAGAGGGTCATCTACTCCCACCACTTCCAGCTCACCAAGTGCTCCCCTCTCCACTGCCAGGAGCATTTAGACAGATCCAGTGTCCTGTTACCAGGATTTGCCATATGTGAGACCAGGCCTAGTAAAGAACAAGcccagaaaggaagaaaaaaaatctcttcacgAAAGCtccagggcaggtctacacttaattAGTGCAGCAAGCAGCTGTGCCAAAGGAAAGACACTACTATGGGGACACACGAGCTTCCGCCGAGTTAGTCCACCGcgcaagaggcagtagctgtgtcaACAGCAGAAGGTCGACATCGTGCTGTGCACACATGGCATTAGGTAGGTAGAACGGCAGGGCTCAGGatttttccccacccccttgaGCGACAGTTATAGCGAAGTttatagtgtagatctggcctcaTTGTACCCCTCCAGAATCCCCACCCCGAGAGGTTTGTGCTGCCGAAGCAGGAAGCCAACAAGCCCTAGATCAACAGGAGAAAGTCGCTCTATCCTTAAGGCAAAATGTTGTGGGCACATTTTCAGAGAGGGTTACTTTGGTTTACATGGAGTCAGTAGAGAATAATTTATATTAGATGAAGGCACTCCTAGACCAAGGGAGGAGCCACATATGGCTTTGTGCTAGTTTAGCTACATTAGGTGTAAATGTAAACCAACATTATACCAGTGCAATGCTGTTTGGAGAAGCCCCTCGCCTCCTGGTTTGTTCAGGTGAAGGGTTGAGAAGCTGCACTTAGCCTTCTTATTGCAGTCACTGCTGTGACTTCCTGGCTAAGGGGCCCAGCTCCAGTTTCCTAGCAGAGGCCAGTAGACCCACCACAAAGAGACCTTACAGCCCAAGCGTCCAGCATGTACCTACCTCCTGCTCCTCATCCTTTGGGGAAGCAGCACTGGGGTCATTAGAAGCCATGGCGGAGTCTGGTGAAACTGATTAGAAGGGATATAGAAACTCACTAGTTAAGCCGCCAGCACTGAAGATAAGGCTTGAGTAAATGCTAGGGCCATAAAGAAGGCTCAGAGGCCAACAGCAAGAGCCTAGTTGCAGCCTCCTCTGGGGGTCATTCCATTGTGTTGGACCCTGGGAGGTTCAACAGCACAATGCATTGAGTAACATCCCTGCAGATCCCCTGGGCTGGAGGATGTGATTGCACTTACACTCCCCAGACCTTCCAGTCTGGATTGCAAAACAAGCTGCCACCAAGGCCCCTGCTGCTATAAATAACAGTGGCCTTCGCCCCAGAGAAGCTCATTGCTTTTTTGATACCTCCTGCTTGGCTAGGATTGTGTCATCGTTTTCATTTTCGGTTGCCAGCTGCTAACTGGAGTCAGGGTCACTGCTCAGACCAGCGCCGGGGTAGTCAGTGGTGGATTGTTAGATTACTTCTCACACCATAACCCTCCATCCCCCATAAGGTGGGGGAGaagccagccccccccacacctcacAGCCATTTGATTGTGTTAGAGCAGTGTTCACAACAGCTGAGCAAGGAAGCCTAGCTCTGATTAGAAGAGCTAAGCACCTTCCCCACTCCCATCTTCAGAGCTAAGCTGGAGACAGAGCCATGAAGGGACTCAATGCAGCCACTGAGGAAGGAAGCCACAAGGCCAGTCATTGTAGTAGCATTACCAGCCTCCAATATTTAAACAAGCCATGAGTCAGACTCGGGGATCATGAGACACAATTGGCTCCAAACACAGCAGGCAAATGAATAGGAACCGCAGGGGAGTCTAGAGTCAAGTTTTCCCTCCtctggctgggactcaggagggtTAAAAACTGAAGTTGTCAAAGTTGAGACCCCAGAGCTAGAACAC from Lepidochelys kempii isolate rLepKem1 chromosome 25, rLepKem1.hap2, whole genome shotgun sequence includes the following:
- the LOC140903207 gene encoding perilipin-3-like, producing MASNDPSAASPKDEEQENIANRVANLPLVSSAYDMVSTAYASTKENHPYIKSVCDVAEKSMKTITAAAVSGAQPILTKLEPQISTANEYACRGLDKLEEKLPILQQPTDQILSNTKDLVTATVTGAKDAMSNTMTGMVDMTKGAVQGSVELTRSAVTSGVNTVMSSAVGQMVVSSMGAVLSKSEELVDHYLPMTDEELAKLATSVEGFEMASVEQQRQQQSYFVRLGSLSTKLRHRAYQHSLGKLRNARQSTQEALSQLHQTIELIENAKQGVDQKLRDGQEKLHQMWLEWSQKQQSQSKEIGSVQPEQVEEQALAMSRSLTQQLQTTCLTLVSSLQGLPADLQDKAQLVRHQVQELHASFSTASSFHDLTGSVLAQSRERVTKARKLVDELMDHVMDNIPLSWLVGPFAPSGKQQEEIEME